The following coding sequences lie in one Populus trichocarpa isolate Nisqually-1 chromosome 14, P.trichocarpa_v4.1, whole genome shotgun sequence genomic window:
- the LOC18104817 gene encoding LOW QUALITY PROTEIN: cytochrome P450 81Q32 (The sequence of the model RefSeq protein was modified relative to this genomic sequence to represent the inferred CDS: deleted 1 base in 1 codon): protein MATLFLYFPVFLALYIISTHFLNKIRNFPPSPFPSLPIIGHLYLLKKPLYRTLSKISDKHGPVILLQLGSRRQLVVSSPSIAEECFTKNDVVFANRPRLLFVKHLAYNSTSLGWAPYGDHWRNLRKIVSIEVLSAYRLQMLSSIRLEEVKSMICGLFRNQNQSVDMRTVFFELTLNIMMRMIAEKRYYGGNVSDVEEAKRFRAIHAESFLLGGKTIIGDYIPWIKSKEMEKRLIECNLKRDSFLQCLIEEQRRKILEGDCCGEKKKNLIQVLLSLQETEPEYYTDDIIKGLVVVILLAGTHTSSSTMEWALSLLLNHPQVLEKAKREIDEHIGHDRLMDEADLAKLPYLRSILNETLRMYPAAPLLVPHESSEECLVGGFRIPRGTMLSVNVWAIQNDPKIWRDPTKFRPERFDNLEGGRDEFKLMPFGHGRRSCPGEGLALRVVGLALGSLLQCFEWQKIGDKMVDMTEASGSAISKAQPLEAICRARPSMLTHLSQI from the exons ATGGCAACCTTGTTTCTCTACTTTCCGGTGTTTTTAGCCTTGTATATCATATCTACTCACTTCCTCAACAAGATAAGAAACTTCCCACCTAGTCCATTCCCTTCACTACCAATCATTGGCCACCTCTACCTACTTAAGAAGCCACTTTACAGGACACTATCAAAAATCTCCGATAAACATGGCCCCGTAATCTTGCTCCAACTCGGGTCTCGTCGACAACTTGTTGTCTCATCCCCTTCGATAGCTGAAGAATGCTTTACCAAAAATGATGTTGTCTTTGCTAACCGCCCACGTTTGCTCTTTGTAAAACACCTCGCCTACAACAGCACAAGCCTTGGTTGGGCTCCCTATGGCGACCACTGGCGAAACCTTAGGAAGATCGTCTCTATTGAAGTCTTGTCTGCATACCGCCTCCAAATGCTTTCTTCCATACGTCTGGAGGAGGTGAAGTCAATGATTTGTGGACTCTTCCGTAATCAGAACCAGTCTGTAGATATGAGGACAGTTTTCTTCGAACTGACACTGAACATCATGATGCGGATGATAGCTGAAAAGAGATATTATGGAGGGAATGTTTCTGATGTGGAAGAAGCCAAAAGGTTTCGTGCAATTCATGCTGAAAGCTTCTTGCTAGGTGGCAAAACCATTATTGGAGACTATATACCGTGGATTAAATCAAAAGAGATGGAGAAGAGATTGATAGAATGCAATCTCAAGAGGGATAGTTTCTTGCAGTGTTTGATAGAAGAGCAACGGAGAAAAATACTGGAGGGTGATTGCTGtggtgaaaagaaaaagaatttgattCAGGTTCTGCTGTCCCTGCAAGAAACTGAACCTGAGTATTACACGGACGATATCATCAAAGGGCTTGTGGTG GTGATCTTATTGGCAGGAACACACACTTCATCCAGTACAATGGAATGGGCACTTTCACTTTTGCTTAACCATCCCCAAGTCCTCGAGAAGGCTAAAAGAGAAATCGACGAGCATATTGGGCATGATCGTTTAATGGATGAAGCTGATCTTGCC AAACTTCCCTACCTCCGCAGCATCCTCAACGAAACGTTACGGATGTACCCGGCAGCTCCGTTGCTAGTACCTCATGAGTCATCAGAAGAATGCCTGGTTGGAGGATTCCGCATTCCACGTGGCACAATGCTGTCTGTAAATGTGTGGGCCATTCAAAATGACCCTAAAATCTGGCGGGACCCAACAAAATTCAGACCTGAGAGGTTCGACAACCTAGAGGGGGGGCGAGACGAGTTTAAGTTAATGCCTTTCGGGCATGGAAGGAGGAGCTGTCCTGGAGAAGGCTTGGCCCTGAGAGTGGTGGGATTAGCATTGGGCTCTCTCCTTCAATGTTTCGAGTGGCAGAAAATTGGTGATAAAATGGTGGACATGACTGAGGCGTCCGGGTCCGCCATTTCAAAGGCACAACCACTAGAAGCTATATGTAGGGCACGCCCAAGCATGCTGACGCATCTTTCTCAAATATGA
- the LOC18104819 gene encoding E3 ubiquitin-protein ligase APD2 isoform X2, which yields MVLGPSSSRLMKASSVFVDHVEVRDEDKKGVLLYGFYEKPELSFETNWSVADYMIVASYSRKGFSLWLNKGSKIRMRWEARTSILNQLQVVMIKGERKYETLLPKQTSSPDALNLSEPLNGKEAEYTIEEDNRYYLGLINTNPKNIITTLSVNVTSKMYELSKARNMCSTTQGSCRLKLLFPKTQYVVVTTPDNGDINGWNIEVAFVARAIIYVAILGAIVIIIFLILKYLGACDTDQSTNLVETATWQASEPSETEPIMPAKSVRLTYGTNEEDDEGSSCSSSEDLYDAKLCVICYDDQRNCFFVPCGHCATCYDCAQRIMEEDNKMCPICRRLIHKVRRLFTS from the exons ATGGTGCTTGGACCTAGCTCATCAAGGTTGATGAAGGCAAGTTCTGTATTTGTAGACCATGTTGAAGTGAGAGATGAAGATAAGAAAGGGGTTCTTTTATATGGGTTCTACGAGAAGCCTGAGTTAAGCTTCGAAACGAATTGGAGCGTAGCGGATTATATGATTGTTGCATCTTACAGTCGAAAG ggaTTTTCCTTGTGGTTGAACAAGGGTTCTAAGATCCGAATGAGATGGGAAGCTCGAACCAGTATTTTAAATCAACTTCAAGTGGTGATGATAAAAG GAGAACGAAAGTATGAAACATTGCTTCCAAAACAGACGAGTTCCCCTGATGCCCTCAACCTCAGCGAACCTCTGAATG GTAAAGAAGCTGAATACACGATCGAGGAGGACAACAGGTACTATCTTGGTCTGATAAACACCAATCCTAAGAATATCATAACGACATTGAGTGTAAATGTCACATCCAAGATGTATGAGCTATCAAAAGCTAGGAACATGTGTTCAACGACACAGGGATCTTGCCGGCTTAAACTTCTGTTTCCCAAAACTCAATACGTTGTGGTGACAACTCCTGATAAT GGAGATATAAATGGATGGAATATCGAGGTAGCTTTTGTGGCTCGTGCAATAATTTACGTCGCGATTTTAG GAGCTATCGTCATCATTATTTTCCTGATATTGAAATATCTTGGCGCTTGTGATACTGATCAGAGTACTAACCTAGTAGAAACAGCTACATGGCAAGCCTCTGAACCTTCTGAAACCGAACCTATAATGCCAGCTAAGTCGGTTCGTTTAACATACGGAacaaatgaagaagatgatgaaggaTCATCGTGTAGCTCTTCAGAGGATTTGTATGATGCAAAATTATGTGTAATTTGTTATGATGATCAACGGAACTGTTTTTTCGTTCCTTGTGGCCATTGTGCCACATGCTATGACTGTGCTCAGAG GATAATGGAGGAGGACAACAAGATGTGTCCAATATGTAGAAGGCTTATTCACAAAGTAAGAAGATTATTTACTTCTTAG
- the LOC18104819 gene encoding E3 ubiquitin-protein ligase APD2 isoform X1 translates to MHRPVMPPPGHSPQRWKESWGRLIACLTIWICVSVSLRYGYFGDSRMVLGPSSSRLMKASSVFVDHVEVRDEDKKGVLLYGFYEKPELSFETNWSVADYMIVASYSRKGFSLWLNKGSKIRMRWEARTSILNQLQVVMIKGERKYETLLPKQTSSPDALNLSEPLNGKEAEYTIEEDNRYYLGLINTNPKNIITTLSVNVTSKMYELSKARNMCSTTQGSCRLKLLFPKTQYVVVTTPDNGDINGWNIEVAFVARAIIYVAILGAIVIIIFLILKYLGACDTDQSTNLVETATWQASEPSETEPIMPAKSVRLTYGTNEEDDEGSSCSSSEDLYDAKLCVICYDDQRNCFFVPCGHCATCYDCAQRIMEEDNKMCPICRRLIHKVRRLFTS, encoded by the exons ATGCATAGGCCAGTGATGCCACCTCCGGGGCATTCTCCTCAGAGATGGAAAGAAAGTTGGGGACGGTTAATTGCCTGTTTGACAATATGGATATGTG TTTCAGTGAGTCTGCGATATGGGTATTTCGGGGATTCTCGTATGGTGCTTGGACCTAGCTCATCAAGGTTGATGAAGGCAAGTTCTGTATTTGTAGACCATGTTGAAGTGAGAGATGAAGATAAGAAAGGGGTTCTTTTATATGGGTTCTACGAGAAGCCTGAGTTAAGCTTCGAAACGAATTGGAGCGTAGCGGATTATATGATTGTTGCATCTTACAGTCGAAAG ggaTTTTCCTTGTGGTTGAACAAGGGTTCTAAGATCCGAATGAGATGGGAAGCTCGAACCAGTATTTTAAATCAACTTCAAGTGGTGATGATAAAAG GAGAACGAAAGTATGAAACATTGCTTCCAAAACAGACGAGTTCCCCTGATGCCCTCAACCTCAGCGAACCTCTGAATG GTAAAGAAGCTGAATACACGATCGAGGAGGACAACAGGTACTATCTTGGTCTGATAAACACCAATCCTAAGAATATCATAACGACATTGAGTGTAAATGTCACATCCAAGATGTATGAGCTATCAAAAGCTAGGAACATGTGTTCAACGACACAGGGATCTTGCCGGCTTAAACTTCTGTTTCCCAAAACTCAATACGTTGTGGTGACAACTCCTGATAAT GGAGATATAAATGGATGGAATATCGAGGTAGCTTTTGTGGCTCGTGCAATAATTTACGTCGCGATTTTAG GAGCTATCGTCATCATTATTTTCCTGATATTGAAATATCTTGGCGCTTGTGATACTGATCAGAGTACTAACCTAGTAGAAACAGCTACATGGCAAGCCTCTGAACCTTCTGAAACCGAACCTATAATGCCAGCTAAGTCGGTTCGTTTAACATACGGAacaaatgaagaagatgatgaaggaTCATCGTGTAGCTCTTCAGAGGATTTGTATGATGCAAAATTATGTGTAATTTGTTATGATGATCAACGGAACTGTTTTTTCGTTCCTTGTGGCCATTGTGCCACATGCTATGACTGTGCTCAGAG GATAATGGAGGAGGACAACAAGATGTGTCCAATATGTAGAAGGCTTATTCACAAAGTAAGAAGATTATTTACTTCTTAG
- the LOC18104821 gene encoding putative cyclin-A3-1 yields MNSISEKENCVRITRAAKKRAAALASAEDRPLNKKRVVLGELPNLSNTTVSVNEVHKQKAKTKSNTSKRTLTKKEGVFKEDVDGKPEDPQMCAPYASDIYEYLHKMEVDPKRRPLPDYIEKVQKDVSPNMRGILVDWLVEVAEEYKIVSDTLYLTVSYIDRFLSFNVLNRQRLQLLGVSAMLIASKYEEINPPNVEDFCYITDNTYTKEEVVKMEADILKSLKFEVGNPTIKTLLRRFTRAAQEDYKTSDLQFEFLGFYLAELSLLDYNCVKYLPSLVAASVIFLTRFLMRPKTHPWSSTLQQYTGYKATDLKDCVLIIHDLYLSRRGGGLQAVREKYKQHKFKCVANMPSPPEIPALYFDEV; encoded by the exons ATGAATTCAATTTCAGAGAAAGAGAACTGTGTCCGCATTACTCGCGCTGCCAAAAAGAGGGCGGCGGCGCTGGCTTCAGCCGAGGACCGGCCCTTGAATAAGAAGAGGGTTGTGTTGGGAGAACTTCCCAACTTATCGAACACCACCGTTTCAGTGAATGAGGTACATAAGCAGAAAGCAAAGACAAAGTCAAATACCAGCAAGAGGACTTTAACGAAGAAGGAGGGTGTTTTCAAAGAGGATGTTGATGGGAAACCTGAAGATCCCCAAATGTGTGCACCATATGCATCTGATATTTATGAGTATCTTCATAAAATGGAG GTGGATCCAAAAAGAAGGCCTTTGCCTGATTACATTGAGAAGGTTCAAAAAGATGTTAGCCCCAATATGAGAGGGATTTTGGTGGATTGGTTGGTTGAGGTTGCGGAGGAGTACAAGATTGTCTCTGACACTTTGTATCTTACTGTTTCTTACATTGATAGATTCTTGTCTTTCAATGTTCTAAATAGGCAGAGACTTCAGCTTCTTGGTGTTTCTGCTATGCTTATTGCCTC AAAGTATGAAGAAATCAACCCTCCAAATGTAGAAGATTTTTGCTACATAACAGATAATACGTACACCAAGGAAGAg GTGGTTAAAATGGAAGCTGATATACTTAaatctttgaaatttgaagTGGGAAATCCTACAATAAAGACACTCTTAAG GAGATTCACAAGGGCAGCACAAGAGGATTACAAA ACTTCGGATTTGCAGTTTGAGTTCCTGGGATTTTACCTTGCCGAGTTGAGCTTGTTGGATTACAATTGTGTGAAATATCTACCTTCTTTGGTGGCTGcttctgttatttttcttacaagatTTCTGATGCGACCCAAGACACATCCTTGG AGTTCAACCTTGCAACAATACACTGGATACAAAGCAACGGATCTAAAGGATTGTGTTCTCATCATACATGACTTGTATTTGAGTAGAAGAGGGGGTGGGTTACAAGCtgtaagagaaaaatataagcAGCATAAG TTCAAGTGCGTGGCGAACATGCCTTCCCCTCCAGAGATACCAGCTTTATATTTTGACGAGGTTTAA
- the LOC18104824 gene encoding cytochrome P450 81C13 — protein MEFLYYHLALLFFLFIVVKNLFHRKRNLPPAPFALPVIGHLYLLKQPLYKSLHALLSRYGPALSLRFGSRFVIVVSSPSVVEECFTKNDKIFANRPKSMAGDRLTYNYSAFVWAPYGDLWRKLRRLAVAEIFSSKSLRKSSTVREEEVSCLIRRLLKVSTSGTQNVELRLLFSILASNVVMIVSAGKRCVEEEHAGTKMEKQLFQDFKDKFFPSLAMNICDFIPILRVIGFKGLEKNMKKLHGIRDEFLQNLIDEIRLKLKKTTSLKTDEVTDGEERRSVAEILLCLQESEPEFYTDEVIKSTVLMMFIAGTETSAITLEWAMTLLLNHPKVMQKVKAEIDEHVGHGRLLNESDIVKLPYLRCVINETLRLYPPAPLLLPHFSSEACTAGGFDIPQGTMLVVNAWTMHRDPKLWEEPNEFKPERFEAGLGEGDGFKYIPFGIGRRVCPGASMGLQIVSLALGVLVQCFEWDKVGTVEDTSHGLGMILSKAKPLEALCSPRRDLITLLSHL, from the exons ATGGAATTCTTGTACTATCACCTTGCTTTATTGTTCTTCCTTTTCATTGTTGTCAAGAACTTGTTCCATCGGAAGAGAAATCTGCCCCCTGCTCCATTTGCTCTTCCTGTTATTGGACACCTATACCTCCTTAAGCAACCACTATACAAATCACTGCATGCTCTTTTATCACGTTACGGTCCAGCCCTATCTCTCAGATTTGGTTCTCGTTTTGTCATCGTTGTGTCTTCACCATCTGTTGTGGAAGAATGCTTCACCAAGAATGACAAGATATTTGCGAACAGGCCCAAGTCAATGGCAGGGGATCGTCTGACCTACAATTATTCTGCTTTTGTGTGGGCACCTTATGGTGATCTTTGGCGAAAGCTACGACGTCTTGCTGTTGCTGAAATATTCTCTTCAAAGAGTCTACGAAAGTCCTCTACGGTACGTGAGGAAGAAGTTAGTTGCCTCATTCGCAGACTGTTGAAGGTCTCAACCAGTGGAACACAGAACGTGGAGCTGAGGCTTTTGTTCTCTATTCTGGCTTCCAATGTTGTCATGATAGTGTCTGCTGGAAAACGTTGTGTTGAAGAGGAACATGCTGGCACAAAGATGGAGAAGCAactatttcaagattttaaggATAAGTTCTTTCCTAGCCTGGCCATGAATATCTGTGATTTTATCCCAATTTTGAGGGTGATTGGTTTTAAAGGGCTGGAGAAGAATATGAAAAAGTTGCATGGAATTAGAGATGaatttttgcaaaatttgattgatgaaattcgattaaaattaaagaaaaccacTTCTTTGAAAACTGATGAAGTAACAGATGGAGAAGAGAGAAGGTCGGTGGCTGAAATTCTCTTGTGTCTGCAAGAATCAGAACCTGAATTTTACACGGACGAAGTTATCAAAAGTACAGTGCTG ATGATGTTTATTGCTGGCACAGAAACATCAGCAATTACTTTGGAATGGGCAATGACACTCCTCTTGAATCATCCAAAAGTAATGCAGAAGGTGAAAGCTGAGATTGATGAACATGTTGGACATGGGCGTTTGCTTAACGAGTCGGATATTGTCAAGCTTCCCTACCTCAGGTGTGTCATAAACGAGACTCTTAGATTATATCCTCCAGCTCCCCTTTTGCTGCCTCATTTTTCGTCTGAGGCTTGCACTGCGGGGGGATTTGATATACCGCAAGGCACAATGCTGGTGGTAAATGCTTGGACCATGCATAGAGATCCCAAACTTTGGGAGGAGCCCAATGAATTCAAGCCTGAAAGATTTGAAGCAGGTTTAGGAGAGGGAGATGGTTTCAAATACATTCCATTTGGAATAGGGAGGAGAGTTTGTCCAGGTGCTAGCATGGGTTTGCAGATAGTTTCTTTAGCCTTGGGTGTCCTCGTCCAGTGCTTCGAGTGGGATAAGGTTGGAACAGTGGAAGACACGAGCCATGGTCTTGGAATGATTTTGTCTAAAGCTAAGCCTCTGGAAGCATTGTGTAGTCCACGCCGTGATTTGATTACCCTCCTCTCCCATCTTTAA